A genomic region of Fodinisporobacter ferrooxydans contains the following coding sequences:
- the hisD gene encoding histidinol dehydrogenase, giving the protein MAKFLKKGKSQEEIAKSEAQVYETVRTILDQVAKNGDAAVRELSAKLDRWSPENFRLSEEQIQEIIKSLPEETIDDIKFAQAQIRRFAEEQRAAIRDIEVETQPGVTLGHKNIPVNSVGCYIPGGRYPMVASAHMSVLTAKVAGVKRVIACTPPINGQIPAATVCAMAFAGADEIYILGGVQAMAAMALGTETIAPVDMIVGPGNAYVAEAKRQLFGRVGIDLLAGPTETLVIADETADAEMVACDILGQAEHGPTSPGALITTSETLAQETLKEIERQLQTLPTADVARVAWEENGIILLVADEAEAVAEADKLAFEHVEVLTKDPQYFLNNMTNFGALFLGPETNVAYGDKVIGTNHTLPTKGAARYTGGLWVGKFIKTCTYQKCTPEASARIGEYAARLCALENFAGHREQALLRVRRYGKTSANV; this is encoded by the coding sequence ATGGCAAAGTTCTTAAAAAAAGGGAAAAGCCAAGAAGAAATCGCAAAATCGGAAGCGCAAGTTTATGAAACGGTACGTACGATCCTTGATCAAGTAGCAAAAAACGGTGATGCTGCAGTACGGGAATTATCTGCAAAGCTAGATCGATGGTCTCCGGAAAATTTTCGCTTATCAGAAGAACAGATTCAGGAGATTATCAAGTCCCTGCCGGAAGAAACAATTGACGATATCAAGTTTGCGCAAGCGCAAATTCGCCGTTTTGCCGAGGAGCAGCGTGCTGCAATCCGGGATATCGAAGTAGAAACGCAGCCAGGTGTTACTCTCGGGCATAAGAATATTCCGGTAAATAGCGTCGGTTGTTATATCCCAGGCGGACGCTATCCAATGGTCGCATCTGCCCATATGAGTGTCCTTACAGCAAAAGTGGCAGGCGTAAAACGTGTCATTGCTTGTACACCGCCGATCAACGGACAAATTCCTGCAGCAACGGTTTGCGCAATGGCATTTGCGGGTGCAGATGAAATTTACATCCTTGGCGGTGTGCAGGCGATGGCCGCCATGGCATTGGGAACAGAAACCATTGCGCCTGTTGACATGATTGTAGGTCCGGGCAATGCGTATGTAGCAGAGGCGAAACGCCAGTTGTTTGGGCGTGTGGGCATTGATCTGTTGGCTGGTCCGACGGAGACTTTGGTAATCGCCGATGAAACAGCAGATGCGGAAATGGTTGCTTGCGATATCCTTGGCCAGGCAGAGCACGGACCCACATCACCAGGCGCGTTGATCACCACATCAGAAACTCTTGCGCAAGAAACATTGAAAGAAATTGAGCGTCAATTGCAGACACTGCCTACAGCTGATGTTGCGCGGGTCGCATGGGAAGAAAACGGCATCATCCTCCTCGTGGCAGATGAAGCGGAAGCTGTTGCCGAAGCGGATAAACTGGCGTTCGAACACGTAGAAGTATTGACAAAAGATCCACAGTATTTCTTGAACAACATGACGAACTTCGGTGCGCTCTTTCTTGGTCCGGAAACGAACGTCGCATATGGCGACAAAGTGATCGGTACGAACCATACACTGCCGACAAAAGGAGCGGCCCGTTATACCGGCGGACTTTGGGTCGGCAAGTTTATCAAGACTTGCACCTATCAAAAATGTACGCCGGAAGCTAGCGCAAGGATCGGTGAGTATGCGGCTCGTCTCTGTGCATTGGAGAACTTTGCCGGCCATAGAGAACAAGCGCTGCTGCGTGTCCGCCGCTATGGAAAAACCTCAGCGAATGTATAG
- a CDS encoding MFS transporter, with amino-acid sequence MHNMAPHTEMEFTNRSLIRPRGKNLRWVIVAIITLLSIANYLDRGNLSVAAPLIMKDLHINAAAMGVILSSFVWPYAIMNLPSGWAVDRFGAKILMSAAVGFWSVVAIATGFMRTVGAFIIARVLLGVGESAMFPAAIKATNAWFPQNEKGTATSIFIAGTQVGLAISPILSTALMLAFGWPAMFVIIGALGFLVLIGWIALYREPELHKRLSLEEFQYIQSYSGLAETSNTNTDTPITFLQWLKLFRYLPTWAMIIGDFALQYLFWFYIAWLPTYLEKTQHFSISNTGLVASLPFIAGTLGVLIGGRISDRFIAKGMTRLDGRRHTIALGAVLTAAALLITAFVHSPTIAVTLLTIGMFTYSLCSAPIWALATDVVKTKKYVASIGSIQNFGGFLGGAFAPIITGILVASLGGFTIALLVTGILALVSAIMYGLVLKKTIPL; translated from the coding sequence ATGCATAACATGGCACCACACACAGAAATGGAGTTTACAAACCGCTCGTTAATACGTCCCCGCGGGAAGAATTTACGTTGGGTAATTGTTGCGATCATTACTTTATTATCCATTGCAAACTATCTGGACCGTGGAAATCTCTCAGTGGCTGCTCCTCTTATTATGAAAGATTTACATATAAACGCTGCAGCCATGGGGGTTATACTTTCTTCCTTCGTTTGGCCCTATGCCATTATGAATTTGCCTTCTGGCTGGGCAGTCGATCGATTTGGCGCCAAGATCTTAATGTCGGCCGCCGTCGGCTTTTGGTCTGTGGTAGCTATTGCGACCGGATTCATGAGAACGGTCGGGGCATTTATTATTGCCAGGGTGCTGCTTGGCGTCGGCGAATCCGCAATGTTCCCGGCAGCTATCAAAGCAACCAACGCTTGGTTTCCGCAAAACGAAAAAGGTACAGCTACTAGTATTTTCATTGCCGGAACACAGGTAGGTTTAGCTATATCGCCCATTTTATCAACTGCATTAATGTTAGCTTTTGGTTGGCCGGCCATGTTTGTGATTATCGGGGCATTAGGATTTTTAGTACTGATCGGCTGGATCGCTCTTTATAGGGAGCCTGAGTTACATAAACGATTAAGCCTTGAAGAATTTCAATATATTCAGAGCTATTCCGGTTTAGCAGAAACATCAAATACCAATACCGATACACCAATAACATTTCTGCAATGGTTAAAACTTTTTAGATATTTACCGACTTGGGCTATGATCATTGGAGATTTTGCTTTACAATATTTGTTTTGGTTTTACATTGCATGGTTGCCCACATATCTGGAAAAAACACAACACTTCTCCATATCGAACACAGGACTTGTCGCTTCCCTTCCTTTTATCGCCGGAACACTCGGGGTTTTAATCGGCGGACGCATCTCTGACCGATTTATTGCAAAAGGAATGACACGTTTGGACGGCAGACGGCACACCATCGCTTTAGGTGCTGTGTTAACGGCCGCTGCTCTTCTAATTACAGCATTTGTTCATTCGCCGACAATTGCAGTCACACTACTTACGATCGGCATGTTCACGTACAGCTTATGTTCTGCACCGATATGGGCGTTAGCGACAGATGTCGTAAAAACCAAGAAGTATGTGGCATCCATTGGCAGTATTCAAAACTTTGGCGGATTTTTAGGCGGCGCATTTGCACCGATCATAACGGGAATTCTCGTCGCATCATTAGGTGGATTTACAATCGCTTTACTTGTTACAGGGATTTTGGCTCTTGTTTCCGCCATTATGTATGGGCTTGTTTTAAAAAAGACGATTCCTTTGTAA
- a CDS encoding MFS transporter: MKTTSTRVRWVVMFLVFLISTVSYLDRTNISVAAPVISKEFHLSPIQLGVIFSAFSWAYAIAQIPAGMIANWLRPRRTYFYGMWVWCIILILTTTAGSYAAWIWFRIPFGIGEAITWPAASVLLSRWFPRVEYSQAMSLQNLGLVIGAAVAPPIVSFILIQWGWKMTFILTGLIAALLGTIFYFYAKDDPKDHRGVAKDELEWIQHDQVEVDNSPAPKGLYFELMKRPSLWAVGISNFGLDFVNFMFLTWYPTYLMQKYHVSLKEMGYLAMEPYLFGLITVLGAGAIVRRLVNAGFNSVNVRRLVIALGLILGTIMLFITPSISNIYMSVTAMSLGYAFVMGILGPQWSTPAEIGGKKGAGFVSGFVNFIGNIGGILSPLLMGIVLQHYKSFTPAILTAGGVTLVCTVLFLILYRVHDDRQAMERFHKKQGITIHS, encoded by the coding sequence ATGAAAACGACATCGACAAGAGTTCGTTGGGTCGTCATGTTTTTAGTGTTCTTGATCAGTACGGTCTCCTATTTGGATCGTACGAATATTTCCGTAGCTGCACCGGTGATTTCAAAAGAATTTCATCTTTCACCTATACAACTTGGCGTGATCTTTAGCGCATTTTCCTGGGCGTATGCAATTGCTCAAATTCCTGCAGGCATGATTGCCAACTGGTTACGCCCGCGCCGGACATACTTTTACGGCATGTGGGTTTGGTGTATCATTTTGATCCTGACGACTACCGCTGGTTCCTATGCGGCTTGGATTTGGTTCCGTATTCCTTTCGGCATCGGGGAAGCGATTACATGGCCGGCAGCGTCTGTATTGCTTAGCCGTTGGTTCCCACGGGTCGAATATTCACAAGCGATGTCTTTGCAGAATCTTGGACTCGTCATCGGTGCTGCAGTGGCGCCGCCGATCGTTTCATTTATCCTCATTCAATGGGGATGGAAAATGACATTTATCCTGACGGGATTAATTGCTGCGTTATTAGGCACTATCTTTTACTTTTACGCTAAGGATGACCCGAAAGACCATCGGGGTGTGGCAAAAGATGAGTTGGAATGGATCCAACATGATCAAGTAGAAGTTGATAACAGCCCCGCACCAAAGGGATTATATTTCGAACTTATGAAACGTCCATCCTTATGGGCAGTCGGTATATCAAATTTTGGTCTTGATTTTGTAAACTTTATGTTCTTAACCTGGTATCCAACGTATCTGATGCAAAAATATCATGTGTCCCTAAAAGAAATGGGGTATCTGGCAATGGAACCGTACCTGTTTGGATTGATTACGGTGCTTGGAGCAGGTGCGATTGTCCGCCGTTTGGTCAATGCCGGATTTAATTCAGTCAATGTGCGAAGACTCGTGATTGCGCTTGGTTTGATCTTGGGGACGATCATGCTTTTTATAACACCATCGATTTCCAATATTTATATGTCTGTAACCGCGATGTCCTTGGGATATGCATTTGTCATGGGAATCCTAGGTCCGCAATGGTCAACCCCGGCTGAAATTGGCGGAAAAAAAGGTGCCGGTTTTGTCAGCGGTTTTGTAAATTTCATCGGCAACATCGGCGGTATTCTCTCACCGCTTTTAATGGGAATTGTGCTCCAACATTACAAAAGCTTTACACCAGCGATTTTGACTGCTGGCGGAGTCACCTTGGTATGTACTGTCCTCTTCTTGATCTTATACCGGGTACATGATGATCGACAGGCGATGGAACGGTTTCATAAAAAACAAGGAATTACCATACATTCCTAA
- a CDS encoding 3-hydroxyacyl-CoA dehydrogenase family protein, whose amino-acid sequence MAMSETLAIIGAGTMGHSIALTAAMAGLAPTVWGSDSADIARGQQGMLEKLRILQDYEVIKQEEAEKTAARVTFTLSLEACIQDATFIIEAIPENLPLKQEWFRNLDDTCSPDVILASNTSGLSPTDIALHTVHKARTVVTHFWNPAHLIPLVEIVRGEQTSDQTVERALQQLNRMNKKPIVLKKDILGSIGNRLQYALFREAQYILEQGVATMEDIDAAVRYSIGRRLPVTGPFMTADMGGLDVFHSISSYLFPDLSTEQGSLSLMRRLVEEGKYGQKSGEGFYRWSPEFSQTMNQARERELIEWLKKDLSEK is encoded by the coding sequence ATGGCAATGAGTGAAACACTCGCAATCATCGGTGCAGGCACCATGGGGCATTCGATCGCCTTAACGGCAGCAATGGCGGGGCTTGCACCAACCGTGTGGGGAAGTGACTCGGCGGATATTGCCCGCGGGCAGCAAGGAATGTTGGAGAAGTTGAGAATTTTGCAGGACTATGAAGTGATAAAGCAAGAAGAAGCAGAAAAAACGGCCGCTCGTGTCACGTTTACGCTTTCCCTGGAAGCGTGTATACAAGACGCTACATTTATTATTGAAGCAATTCCGGAAAATCTGCCGCTCAAGCAAGAGTGGTTCCGGAATCTGGATGACACGTGTTCGCCGGATGTGATTTTAGCAAGCAATACATCAGGATTAAGTCCGACAGATATTGCCTTGCATACGGTTCACAAAGCAAGAACGGTCGTCACTCATTTTTGGAACCCGGCACATTTGATTCCCCTTGTTGAAATCGTAAGAGGCGAACAAACGTCAGACCAGACGGTAGAGCGAGCGTTGCAACAATTGAATCGCATGAACAAAAAACCGATCGTCTTGAAAAAAGATATTTTGGGTTCCATCGGAAACCGCTTGCAGTATGCGTTATTCCGAGAAGCACAATACATTCTGGAACAAGGTGTTGCTACAATGGAAGATATCGATGCGGCAGTTCGCTACAGCATTGGCCGCAGACTCCCTGTCACCGGTCCGTTCATGACGGCAGATATGGGTGGATTGGACGTATTTCATTCGATCTCCAGTTATCTCTTCCCGGATTTGAGTACGGAACAGGGTTCGTTATCCCTGATGCGCCGCTTGGTCGAAGAAGGGAAGTATGGACAGAAGAGCGGCGAAGGATTCTATCGATGGAGTCCGGAATTCTCCCAAACAATGAATCAGGCTCGTGAGCGGGAATTGATCGAATGGTTGAAAAAAGATTTGTCTGAAAAATAA
- a CDS encoding SDR family NAD(P)-dependent oxidoreductase — MTYFSELKDQKVIVTGGSKGIGRDIALAFARLGAKVAITGREETALQTAVEEMRQYQPDSFYIIADMQKVESISNMIEEAAACMNGLDVLINNAGINIPKPALEVTEDDWDRILDTNLKGTFFCAQRAGKHMIAQGRGKIINIVSQMAFVGYKNRTAYCSSKGGAVQLTKALSVEWAPYNIKVNAVAPTFIETELTRTMLQDQEFFNDVIQRIPLGKLAQPSDVTGAVLFLASDLANFITGETIKVDGGWTAI, encoded by the coding sequence ATGACTTATTTTTCTGAATTGAAGGATCAAAAAGTAATTGTAACAGGCGGCAGCAAAGGGATCGGGCGAGATATCGCGCTGGCATTTGCCAGACTTGGGGCGAAGGTGGCCATTACCGGGCGCGAGGAAACGGCTTTACAGACGGCTGTGGAAGAAATGAGACAATACCAACCGGATTCTTTCTATATAATAGCAGACATGCAAAAAGTAGAAAGCATTTCCAACATGATAGAGGAAGCGGCCGCCTGTATGAATGGACTCGATGTTTTAATCAATAATGCCGGAATCAATATTCCAAAGCCTGCATTGGAAGTAACCGAAGACGATTGGGATCGCATTTTGGATACCAATCTAAAAGGGACTTTCTTCTGCGCTCAGCGTGCCGGGAAGCATATGATTGCGCAAGGCCGTGGGAAAATCATCAACATCGTTTCCCAGATGGCTTTTGTAGGCTATAAGAATCGGACTGCGTATTGCTCAAGCAAAGGCGGAGCAGTACAACTAACGAAAGCGTTATCTGTGGAATGGGCTCCCTATAATATCAAAGTCAATGCGGTTGCGCCCACATTCATCGAAACAGAGTTGACAAGAACGATGTTGCAGGATCAGGAATTTTTCAATGATGTGATACAAAGAATTCCTTTGGGCAAATTGGCGCAACCGTCAGATGTTACCGGAGCCGTACTGTTCCTTGCTTCCGATTTGGCCAATTTTATTACAGGTGAAACAATCAAAGTAGACGGCGGTTGGACGGCTATTTAA
- a CDS encoding MFS transporter, whose protein sequence is MNSAIFFIAMVSLFTDLSSQMIVPILPLFLTAVLHVQVGTVGLIEGIAESTASILKLFSGWFSDRIGRRKPLMIAGYGVSNLVKPLFALSASWGQVLAIRFADRLGKGMRGAPRDAFLADATNKEERGKAFGFRRSMDTLGAALGPLAAFWILDAFPGKYRAVFWASAIPGVLAVLILVFFLAEEKKEIHSARGLPKFGFQSLGRPFMVFTFISTLFTIGNFSDAFLVLRAQNVGMTPSVIPLAYLLFNVVCSIFSTPLGVLSDRFGRRPVLVSGFFIFACIYFGFGMIHRASWVWVLFAVYGFYYAATEGIQKAYIADIVAETQRGIAMGTYSAVTGLAALPASILAGVLWETFGPSVAFATGGMLAAIAGILLLLIRV, encoded by the coding sequence ATGAATTCGGCTATTTTTTTCATTGCAATGGTCAGTTTGTTTACGGACCTTTCCAGTCAAATGATCGTTCCCATTTTGCCGCTTTTTTTAACGGCTGTTCTCCATGTGCAAGTGGGAACCGTTGGCTTGATTGAAGGAATTGCGGAAAGTACGGCAAGTATTTTAAAATTGTTTTCCGGATGGTTTTCCGACCGGATTGGAAGACGCAAGCCGCTGATGATAGCAGGATATGGCGTATCCAATCTTGTTAAGCCTCTATTTGCATTGTCTGCTTCTTGGGGGCAAGTCCTTGCCATACGCTTTGCGGATCGTCTTGGCAAAGGAATGCGAGGAGCACCAAGGGATGCATTTTTGGCAGATGCGACAAACAAAGAAGAAAGAGGAAAGGCGTTCGGCTTCAGGCGTTCCATGGATACACTGGGTGCGGCTTTAGGACCATTGGCGGCATTTTGGATTCTCGACGCATTTCCCGGAAAATATCGTGCTGTGTTTTGGGCTTCTGCAATTCCGGGCGTTTTGGCAGTTCTTATTTTGGTCTTTTTCTTGGCAGAAGAAAAAAAAGAGATACATAGTGCCAGAGGATTGCCGAAATTTGGTTTTCAAAGTTTAGGGAGACCGTTTATGGTGTTTACGTTTATCTCAACGTTATTTACCATTGGCAACTTTTCCGACGCATTTCTTGTTTTGCGGGCACAAAATGTAGGCATGACACCAAGTGTAATCCCACTTGCCTATTTGCTGTTTAATGTCGTATGCAGCATCTTTTCTACACCTTTGGGAGTGCTTTCCGATCGTTTCGGGCGTCGCCCGGTTTTGGTCAGCGGATTTTTTATCTTTGCATGTATCTATTTTGGATTTGGCATGATACATCGTGCATCTTGGGTTTGGGTGTTATTTGCCGTTTACGGATTCTATTATGCCGCCACAGAAGGCATACAAAAGGCATATATTGCAGATATCGTTGCAGAAACACAACGGGGCATCGCGATGGGTACATACAGTGCAGTTACGGGTCTTGCCGCTTTGCCTGCAAGCATACTGGCAGGTGTCCTGTGGGAGACATTCGGTCCTTCTGTTGCCTTTGCAACCGGAGGAATGCTGGCAGCTATTGCGGGTATTTTGTTGCTTTTGATTCGTGTTTAA
- the sda gene encoding sporulation histidine kinase inhibitor Sda: protein MQLSNDLLLEAYELSVDLKLEDSFIQLLFEEIKRRGLDSKTCN from the coding sequence ATGCAATTATCAAATGATTTACTTTTGGAGGCATACGAGTTATCGGTAGATTTAAAATTGGAAGACAGCTTTATACAATTGCTTTTCGAAGAAATTAAACGACGCGGATTAGATTCAAAGACCTGCAATTAA
- a CDS encoding LacI family DNA-binding transcriptional regulator, with protein MRKKNINASDVAKFSGVSQSTVSRVFTPGANVSEKTRRRVLQAANELGYHPNAIARGLITQKTNMIGIAMGDVKNPFYAEILGKFSYGLRTKGYHVLFVNTDTTDIQGEEVSQFLEYNVDGVIITDALLSSSVVTRFLENDIPVVLFNRYIEDCPCSIVCCDNILGGTKIGEHFLNTGHQRLAFIAGKRNTSTSKDREKGFREALRQKDLEPLLEFGEYTYHGGYAAAVRLLQMEQRPDGIFCANDIMALGALDAAKQLGIKVPDDVSIIGFDDIGMSAWPPYSLTTWQQPVDFMIQAAIDILIQEIDDSAQEPQHRLIQGGLIARNSVQLRTT; from the coding sequence ATGAGGAAAAAGAACATAAACGCTTCCGATGTTGCCAAATTCAGCGGAGTTTCCCAATCGACCGTCTCCCGGGTATTTACACCAGGTGCGAATGTTTCCGAGAAAACACGCCGACGAGTGTTGCAAGCAGCAAACGAATTGGGATATCATCCGAACGCCATCGCCAGGGGATTGATCACGCAGAAGACAAATATGATCGGGATTGCAATGGGCGATGTGAAAAATCCTTTTTACGCGGAGATACTTGGCAAATTCTCGTATGGTTTGCGAACAAAAGGGTATCATGTTTTATTTGTCAATACGGATACGACAGATATACAAGGCGAAGAAGTATCACAATTTCTCGAATATAACGTCGATGGTGTAATCATTACAGATGCGCTGCTTTCATCTTCTGTCGTCACCCGTTTTTTAGAAAATGACATACCGGTCGTATTATTTAATCGCTATATAGAAGATTGCCCGTGCAGCATTGTTTGCTGTGACAACATTCTCGGCGGTACCAAAATTGGGGAGCATTTCCTAAATACCGGGCATCAAAGACTCGCTTTTATTGCCGGCAAACGCAATACATCGACGAGCAAAGATCGGGAAAAAGGGTTTCGGGAAGCATTGCGGCAAAAAGATCTGGAACCCCTGTTGGAGTTTGGGGAGTATACGTATCATGGCGGGTATGCGGCTGCAGTGCGGCTGTTGCAAATGGAGCAGCGGCCGGATGGAATTTTTTGCGCCAATGATATTATGGCTTTAGGCGCTCTTGATGCGGCTAAACAATTGGGTATCAAAGTTCCGGACGATGTATCGATTATCGGCTTCGATGATATCGGTATGTCCGCGTGGCCGCCGTATTCCCTTACTACCTGGCAACAGCCTGTCGATTTTATGATCCAAGCGGCGATCGATATTCTCATACAAGAAATCGATGATTCTGCACAAGAGCCACAACATCGCTTGATACAAGGAGGACTGATTGCGCGGAATTCCGTGCAATTGCGAACAACGTAA